TGGTATGTTTAAGACCTTCAATCGTTTTATCGTTGTTATTAATATGCGTCACTTCAAGCTCAGTACCTTGGATCGAATCCTCATTCACCGTGTAGCCGTGATTTTGTGATGTGATAAAGCAGCGTCCGCTCTCCAGTTCTTTCACCGGATGGTTACCACCGCGATGTCCGAATTTCAGCTTTTCCGTATCCGCTCCCGAAGCTAAAGCGAACAACTGGTGTCCCAAGCAAATTCCGAAAATCGGATATTCCCCTAACAGTTCTGCTACCGTACTAACGGCATGGGGTACGTCTTTTGGATCTCCAGGGCCGTTAGACAGCTGAATACCGTCCGGGTCCAAGCGACGAATTTCCTCAGCCGTCGTATCATGTGGAACGACAACTACATCGCAGTCCCGTTTATTCAGTTCGCGCAAAATGCCGCTTTTTGCACCGTAGTCAATCAATACGATCCGCTCTCCGTTGCCAGGACTGCTGTACGGATGAGGTGTAGAAGTCATAGGAACCTGATTGCGCAGTTCTTCAATGGTCAAGTCAGACATCATTTCTTTCAGTTCTTCCAGCGGCTGGGAACCAGTCGTCAAAATGCCCTTCATCGTGCCGTGATGGCGAATAATCCGGGTAAGCATGCGGGTGTCGATGTCGCTAATGCCAATGATGCCATATTCCTTCAGCAAATCGCCCACGCTGTATTGAGCACGCCAGTTACTTGGCGCTGGCTCGTAATGTCTAACAGCAAAGCCATGGACATAAGGCCGTACCGATTCAAAGTCATCACGAGTAATTCCATAGTTGCCAATCAGCGGGTAAGTCATCGTTACGATTTGTCCGCAGTAAGAGGGATCAGTAAGCACCTCTTGATAGCCTGTAATCCCTGTGTTGAAAACGACCTCGCCTGTTTTATCACCTTCCGCACCAAATGATGTGCCTGTAAACAGCGTGCCGTCCTGAAGTAACAATCTTGCCTGCATCCCGTCTCACTCCTCTATATTGTTTCCTGCTATAAGGTTCTATTTTTTTAGTGGTTTCTATTTATTTTGCTTCGTCAGCAGACCATACCAGTTTGCCATCTACCCAAGTTTTCACAGGCCAGCCTTTGAGCTTCCAGCCTGTAAAAGGAGTGTTGCGTCCTTTGCTGGCAAACGTTTGCGGATCAACTGCCTGCTCCTGCTCCAGATCAATCATGGTCAGGTCAGCTGGAGCCCCTTCTTCCAGGCGTCCCGTATCAAGGCGGAAGACACGCGCTGGATCAGCAGTCATACGACGCACCAGAAAGTCCAGCGTCCACTGTCCGGTAGCTACGAATTTCGTGTACAACAGCGGGAAGGCCGTCTCAAATCCAACGATCCCGAATGGCGCCAGCTCCATCCCCCTTGCCTTCTCTTCCTCACTGTGCGCTGCATGGTCGGTTACGACGATGTCAATCGTACCGTCTTCCAGTCCCTCGATGCATGCCTGCACATCACGCGGGGAGCGTAGCGGAGGATTCATTTTCCAGTTCGCATCCAGCCCAGGGATATCCTCATCTGACAATACCAAGTGGTGCGGGCATACCTCAGCCGTTACCTTGATGCCAAAAGATTTCGCATGGCGGATTAACCGCACTGACTGCTCCGTGCTGACATGGCATACATGATAGTGTGCCCCGGTTGCCTCGGATAGTAAAATGTCCCGTCCGACGTGAATCGCTTCAGATTCGTTCGGAATGCCTTTAAGCCCGTGGCGCTTGGCAAATTCGCCGTCCGTCACTGCCGCTCCTTCAACAAGTGTGTTATCCTCACAGTGTGCAATAACCGGCATATCCAGTGCTTTGGCCCGCGTCATGGCGTCCTTCATCATTTGCGCGCTTTGCACCCCGACACCATCGTCAGTAAAGCCGATGGCACCTGCTGCTTTGAGCGCTTCAAAATCTGTCAGCTCACGACCCAGTTCGTTTTTCGTGATGGCTGCGTAAGGAAGAACCTTGGCTAGCCCCGCTTCCTGTCCCTTTTTCAATACCAGCTGAACTGTGTCCACATTGTCCGTCACTGGACGTGTATTTGGCATGCAGGCAATCGTCGTAAATCCGCCTTTAACCGCCGCGCGGCTACCCGTTTCAATCGTTTCTTTATATTCAAAGCCGGGTTCTCTCAGATGCACATGCATGTCGATTAAACCGGGGATGACCAGCTTCCCCTGGGCGTCAACTTTCTCGACTTCGCGCTCCTGCCCAGATGCGCCTTCTTCCATAAGTAGGCTGATTCCAGCATCCGCACTTGCGATAGCCAAAATCTTTCCGTCGGCGATTAGGATGGATTTCAATTCAGCCTCGCCCTGCTCGTTCAATACGCTTGCATTCATAATTAATTGTTTCATCTGAAATATTCCTCCGCTCAGTTTTTTGCAACTTTTCCCTACGATCCTACTGACAGCTTCTACAGCTTCATTGCCCGTTCCATAACCGCCATGCGGATCGGAACCCCGTTTGCCATTTGAGGAAAAATTCGCGATTGTTCGCTTTCCACAACTGCACTATCAATTTCCACATTCCGATTCACTGGAGCTGGATGCATGATAATCGTTCCGGGCTTCAGGTTCGCTGCTCTTTTCTCTGTCAAACCGTACTGCTCTCGGTATTCATCCGCTGAGCGCAACATCCCTTCGGCATGCCGTTCCAGCTGTACCCGAAGCATCATGACCACGTCCGCTTGTAGTGCCTCTTGCATCGGAACATAAGGCGCGTAGGCCGCAAGATCAGGTGCTTGCATATTATCAGGAGCGCAGAAGCTTACCTTGGCTCCGAATTTTTGCAAGGCCCACAGATTCGAGCGAGCGACACGGCTGTGCAGAATATCTCCTATGATGGACACTCTCAAGCCTTTAAGCTCACCGAAAGTTTTGCGCATGGTGTATAGGTCCAGCAGAGCCTGCGTTGGATGCTCATTGTTGCCGTCCCC
The Paenibacillus peoriae DNA segment above includes these coding regions:
- a CDS encoding aspartate carbamoyltransferase catalytic subunit, with amino-acid sequence MITTASQLKERSLLGLKELSRNEIESILDRAHYWESQPEKLVPVLQSRFAANMFFENSTRTRFSFEMAEKRLGAQVLNFSAAASSVEKGESIYDTVRTLESMGIDAGVIRLKPAGVLQELAEKVSVPLVNAGDGNNEHPTQALLDLYTMRKTFGELKGLRVSIIGDILHSRVARSNLWALQKFGAKVSFCAPDNMQAPDLAAYAPYVPMQEALQADVVMMLRVQLERHAEGMLRSADEYREQYGLTEKRAANLKPGTIIMHPAPVNRNVEIDSAVVESEQSRIFPQMANGVPIRMAVMERAMKL
- a CDS encoding dihydroorotase; the protein is MKQLIMNASVLNEQGEAELKSILIADGKILAIASADAGISLLMEEGASGQEREVEKVDAQGKLVIPGLIDMHVHLREPGFEYKETIETGSRAAVKGGFTTIACMPNTRPVTDNVDTVQLVLKKGQEAGLAKVLPYAAITKNELGRELTDFEALKAAGAIGFTDDGVGVQSAQMMKDAMTRAKALDMPVIAHCEDNTLVEGAAVTDGEFAKRHGLKGIPNESEAIHVGRDILLSEATGAHYHVCHVSTEQSVRLIRHAKSFGIKVTAEVCPHHLVLSDEDIPGLDANWKMNPPLRSPRDVQACIEGLEDGTIDIVVTDHAAHSEEEKARGMELAPFGIVGFETAFPLLYTKFVATGQWTLDFLVRRMTADPARVFRLDTGRLEEGAPADLTMIDLEQEQAVDPQTFASKGRNTPFTGWKLKGWPVKTWVDGKLVWSADEAK
- the carA gene encoding glutamine-hydrolyzing carbamoyl-phosphate synthase small subunit, whose amino-acid sequence is MQARLLLQDGTLFTGTSFGAEGDKTGEVVFNTGITGYQEVLTDPSYCGQIVTMTYPLIGNYGITRDDFESVRPYVHGFAVRHYEPAPSNWRAQYSVGDLLKEYGIIGISDIDTRMLTRIIRHHGTMKGILTTGSQPLEELKEMMSDLTIEELRNQVPMTSTPHPYSSPGNGERIVLIDYGAKSGILRELNKRDCDVVVVPHDTTAEEIRRLDPDGIQLSNGPGDPKDVPHAVSTVAELLGEYPIFGICLGHQLFALASGADTEKLKFGHRGGNHPVKELESGRCFITSQNHGYTVNEDSIQGTELEVTHINNNDKTIEGLKHTKYPAFSVQYHPEAAPGPYDNGYLFDRFLDMIREHKRNYPKQPRQAAIAAAVRGER